The segment ctgtcctcctctatgTCTCCCTGGTAGGTTActgccctctctgtcctcctctatgTCTCCCTGGTAGGTTActgccctctctgtcctcctcgtCCTCTATGTCCTCATGCTCACTCTGTCTGGCCCATGCTTTTTTCATGAGCTGTCTTGTCCCTGTGTGTTGAGCTCTTAAGACTCTCCCTCTTGCATTTTAGTTATTGTATTTTCATGTGCACTACAATTTTGTTCTCCCTTGCGGTTATGCCTTGCTATACTGTTCCTCCACCATTTTCTTTCATTATATTTATTCAAGGTCAGAGCTTACACATTCACTGCCAAACATCTCAACAGAAGTGGTTGCATGTGTCCTGATGAGATTGACCTTCTTTGTATCATCTTCCTGGATAAAGCCAGTCTCGTAGTTCATCTTCCTGGATAAAGCCAGTCTTGTAGTTCATCTTCCTGGATAAAGCCAGTCTTGTAGTTCATCTTCCTGGATAAAGCCAGTCTTGTAGTTCATCTTCCTGGATAAAGCCAGTCTCGTAGTTCATCTTCCTGGATAAAGCCAGTCTCGTAGTTTGTAACAATGTtctggagtctgtctgtctgtcatatttgTGAATAACAAAGCATGTTCTCATTCTGTGATTTTACATGTGGTAAGACTTCTAGAATCCACTAAAGATACAATGTGTTTTTTCTCTCAGTCCGAGATTGGCTTTGGGAAGCTGGAGACCTATGTGAAGCTGGATAAGCTAGGAGAGGTATGCTGTTTACAAACATATACATTGACATTACCCTACCCCTTAGTCATTGTTTATTTGCTCTTAACCTCTGCTGCCAAACATTTGTCCTGGCAGTGTTGAGGTTTGCTTCTGCTACTGTTCACATGTACTGTATGCACTGCTTTTATGATGTGCTCCTACTGTAGTCTGTATGTAAGTATTATCTCTCTCCCAGGGAACCTATGCCACGGTATACAAAGGGCGCAGCAAGCTGACTGACAACCTGGTGGCTCTGAAAGAGATCCGATTGGAGCATGAGGAGGGGGCTCCCTGCACTGCCATCAGAGAAGGTGGGACGCCACACCACCACAGGGTGGGCACTGGGCATAGTCGGGTGGGCCTGAGCCTGGGCCTCCAGCTAAAAATAAAACCCAACAGGTTGGAAAGTGGAAACCAGAGCAAGCCAAGGGAGCACTGGCTATTTCCAGGATTGACCTCAGTCAACCACAGTTGCTACTGCTGACCTCTGATATGGAAAGAGTTGAGGCATGCTGtataagtattttttttaaatcatgcgttggttatctctctcccccagtgTCTCTGCTGAAGGATCTGAAACACGCGAACATAGTGACCCTCCATGACATCATCCACACGCAGAAGTCTCTCACACTGGTCTTTGAGTACCTGGTGAGTCATCGTCCACACAGGAAGGAGGAGAAGCACAAGAGCATCTGACAGCGCGTCACACACGCTGTTCATCTGTCGACTCCTTACATTTTGAATGAAAACAAATCCAAAATGAATTTGTTTGTGCCAGTGTCAAAGTTGTGTAAATGATTTGTGATTTGTCACGCAGGATAAAGACCTTAAGCAGTATCTGGAGGACTGTGGCAACTCTATCCACATGCACAATGTGAAGGTGAGGCACTCATCAGCCTACAGTACCTTGATACATGATTTCCCTTACATTCTTGAGCATGTATCATAAAACGGAATTCTATCATTCCAGTCCGATGTGTACATCTACTCAACAGTAGATGAAATGGCACGGTGCCAATAGTTTTTAAATGTGTAGTTAGTGATTAGTAGGGTCTTCACTGGTGTCTTTTGTCTTTGCACATTGTTtcccagtgtctctctcacctacAGTATACCTCTCACCTACAGTATACCTCTCACCTACAGTATACCTCATGTCTGAGTGTGTCCCTATGGCTCTCTCACCTACAGTATACCTCTCACCTACAGTATACCTCTCACCTACAGTATACCTCTCACCTACAGTATACCTCATGTCTGAGTGTGTCCCTATGGCTCTCTCACCTACAGTATACCTCTCACCTACAGTATACCTCTCACCTACAGTATACCTCTCATGTCTGAgtgtctccctatgggtctctcaCCGACAGTATACCTCTCACCTACAGTATACCTCTCACCTACAGTATACCTCTCACCTACAGTATACCTCTCACCTACAGTATACCTCTCATGTCTCAGTGTCTCCCTATGGCTCTCTCACCTACAGTATACCTCTCACCTACAGTATACCTCTCACCTACAGTATACCTCTCACCTACAGTATACCTCATGTCTGAGTGTGTCCCTATGGCTCTCTCACCTACAGTATACCTCTCACCTACAGTATACCTCTCACCTACAGTATACCTCTCACCTACAGTATACCTCTCATGTCTGAGTGTGTccctgtgtctcagtgtgtccctgtgtctctctcacctacAGTATACCTCTCACCTACAGTATACCTCTCACCTACAGTATACCTCTCACCTACAGTATACCTCTCACCTACAGTATACCTCTCATGTCTCAGTGTCTCCCTATGGCTCTCTCACCTACAGTATACCTCTCACCTACAGTATACCTCTCACCTACAGTATACCTCTCACCTACAGTATACCTCTCATGTCTGAGTGTGTccctgtgtctcagtgtgtccctgtgtctctctcacctacAGTATACCTCTCACCTACAGTATACCTCTCACCTACAGTATACCTCTCACCTACAGTATACCTCTCATGTCTCAGTGTGTCCCTATGGCTCTCTCACCTACAGTATACCTCTCACCTACAGTATACCTCTCACCTACAGTATACCTCTCATGTCTCAGTGTGTCCCTATGGCTCTCTCACCTACAGTATACCTCTCACCTACAGTATACCTCTCACCTACAGTATACCTCTCACCTACAGTATACCTCTCACCTACAGTATACCTCTCATCTACAGTATACCTCTCAGCTACAGTATACCTCtcatgtctcagtgtgtctcagtgtgtctcagtgtgtctcagtgtgtctcagtgtgtctcagtgtgtccctGAGTCTCagtgtgtccctgtgtctctgggtgtccctgtgtctctgggtgtccctgtgtctctgggtgtccctgtgtgtccctgtgtctcagtgtgttcctgtgtctcagtgtgtccctgtgtctcagtgtgtctcagtgtgtctgtgtgtccctgtgtctcagtgtgtccctGTGTCTCAGGTTGTCCCTGTGTCTCAGgttgtccctgtgtccctgtgtctcagGTTGTCCCTGTGTCTCAGGTTGTCCCTGTGTCTCAGGTTGTCCCTGTGTCTCAGGTTGTccctgtgtctcagtgtgtccctgtgtctcagtgtgtccctgtgtccctgtgtctctggGTGTCCCTGTGTCTCTGGGTGGTCTGTGGTATTGTCATGTCTTTGCAGACTTCTTATCTCATGTCTGTTACTGTGcctctcctcctcagctcttCCTGTTCCAGCTGCTGCGCGGCCTCAACTACTGCCACCGCCGCAAAGTCCTCCACAGAGACCTCAAACCCCAGAACCTGCTCATCAACGACCGCGGAGAGCTCAAACTGGCTGACTTTGGTCAGTACCTCCAACTGTACAGACAGTCTTATCACCACACCTCAGAAGTCTCTGTGGAACCAGAGTGTTATCTGTAGTGCTTCAGTTTAACGTTCTCAATAATTGAGAGTAACGACGAAACAATGTGTTCAGAAAAAAAGGACATCCATTTTTTTGTTGGTATTATGACAGAGTTTTGCCGGTGTAATAAGCCAATATGCCCCAAGAGCCTCTCCCACAAACTGTCATGTAAAAATGTTAAGCTACTTTCAAATGTTTTGTCTCAGGCCTGGCCCGGGCTAAGTCCATTCCCACCAAGACATACTCCAACGAGGTGGTGACGCTATGGTACCGTCCCCCAGACATCCTCCTAGGAAGCACTGACTACTCAACGCAGATAGATATGTGGTAAGAATAAACTATTGGTCTTAGCCAATCGGGTTGATATTGATGTTTCGTTAGAACATTCTGTTCTAAAATGTCAGTGAAGTTGTTATAGTAACGCTATATTATGACTCTGTAGGGGAGTGGGTTGTATCTTCTATGAGATGTCTACAGGCCGCCCCCTGTTTCCTGGTTCcacagtggaggaggagctgcaCTTCATCTTTAAACTGCTAGGTGAGACTGTACCCCCGTCACTGCCCAACTTGGTCCATGGTGTGGCCCTGCCCTtttgaaggagaggagacggggagaAATGGCTTTTGGCACCATTGAGATGGCTAAGGATATAAAACATCCCTTCCTTTTCAATGTCTTGAGAGTTGAAGCACTTGTTTGTGTCTGCTCCAGGTACACCCAATGAGACATCCTGGCCTGGAATCACCTCCAATGAGGAATTCATCTCATACAACTACCCCCGGTACAGAGCCGACTGTCTACGGAATCACACACCAAGGTGATGCAGTGCTCGGCACTGTGACTGTTTATGACACGTTAGACCTGCTCGTTCAATGAGAGTTACTTTAATTTATTGTATATTTGTTGTTTATTCCTAGACTGGACAATGAAGGAGTGGAACTGCTGTCCAAACTGCTGCAGGTGAGACCACCCCTGTGGCAACATCATCGTCATTGACAAACTCCCATCTCACCTTTTTAGATAATCTTTCTGATCGTCCTGGAGGTGTTCGTTGCCATGAGCGACAGTAGAGTGAAgctgtgtgtccgtctgtgttTCAGTTTGAGGGAAAGAAGCGCATCTCAGCAGAGGCCGCCATGAGGCATCTATACTTCCACAGTCTGGGAGACCGAGTCATCACACTGCCTGACAGTGAGTTGGCCTTCACTCCTCCACACATGACTCACACACATCATTAACagcagtgtagtgtcatgtcattGGTAAATAATTGTATAATATGAACTTATCCTCTCCTAGCTACATCAATATTTTCACTTCAAGACATTCAGCTGGAGAAGGAGCCCGGCTGTAGAAGCAGCTCCTTGTCTGACTCAGGTAAGTTCCTCTCTTTACAGTTGTATTTCATCCCATAAATGAAATGTCTTATTTTAATGTCCCAACTTCCTTGTACAAAATGTAAACTTAATGGCTACATCACTGTGTTCCAGAGCTCGTACAGGGATGCCTAAGGTTCCGGCACACCTTAGGTATATTCAGTTCGCTTCCTTCTCTCATGAGGAGGCCGCGAACCacccccccctttcccctctgATGCACTTCAATGTGTCAGTCCATCATCCCATGGCTTTTAACAAGGAATATGTAACCATTCTCAAAACACCTCCTTAGATTTTGAGGCTAGAAGAATATTGTATGTCAAgagtacattacattatattgAGAACTTTACATTATGTCAAGACTACTTTACATTATGTCAAGACTACTTTACATTATGTCAAGACTACTTTACATTATGTCAAGACTGCTTTACATTATGTCAAGACTGCTTTACATTATGTCAAGACTACTTTACATTATGTCAAGACTACTTTACATTATGTCAAGACTACTTTACATTATGTCAAGACTACTTTACACAATACTTGACATTTATTTACATGTGTACATCCGTACAGAGCACGTTAGGTGGTCTTCACTTTCAATGGAAATTCCCACTGTTCATTGtaatacacactcatacacaataATGTAAAGAAAGGAGTAGTAAGAGCAGTGCTCTCAGATATTTAAGTATGCTAGGCAAGCTTTTTTTATGCCAATTTATTTTGGGGCTCATGAACATAGCCTCAGACGTTTGTTAGAAATGAACACAAACAGCATGCATCACTAAACAGCACCTTGACTACAAGACTATCCTCGAACAAACACCAAGTCACATCACACCAACAGGGCTAGTGCACAGTACTCCACCTCTGAATGGTTATAGGTTTTATTTGCTAAAATAGCTGTTTCTGGTTGTTCCCCTGTTCTTCCTGGTTGT is part of the Oncorhynchus masou masou isolate Uvic2021 chromosome 33, UVic_Omas_1.1, whole genome shotgun sequence genome and harbors:
- the cdk16 gene encoding cyclin-dependent kinase 16 isoform X2; the protein is MDRMRKIKRQLSLTLRGGNSGDKTSETISPQDTAHSHSDSEIVHEDVKIGSDGESDQVSATSSDEGHSPVRVRLRNNSVRKISTEDINKRLSLPADIRLPDGYLEKFCLNSPLFDKPLSRRLRRVSLSEIGFGKLETYVKLDKLGEGTYATVYKGRSKLTDNLVALKEIRLEHEEGAPCTAIREVSLLKDLKHANIVTLHDIIHTQKSLTLVFEYLDKDLKQYLEDCGNSIHMHNVKLFLFQLLRGLNYCHRRKVLHRDLKPQNLLINDRGELKLADFGLARAKSIPTKTYSNEVVTLWYRPPDILLGSTDYSTQIDMWGVGCIFYEMSTGRPLFPGSTVEEELHFIFKLLGTPNETSWPGITSNEEFISYNYPRYRADCLRNHTPRLDNEGVELLSKLLQFEGKKRISAEAAMRHLYFHSLGDRVITLPDTTSIFSLQDIQLEKEPGCRSSSLSDSVNSISRRQSLLF
- the cdk16 gene encoding cyclin-dependent kinase 16 isoform X1 encodes the protein MDRMRKIKRQLSLTLRGGNSGDKTSETISPQDTAHSHSDSETMSVRGSGTGSLRGSVRGSGGGGSFSMHSLLQSYGSALRRPHSLGRSLSSYLNHTTRLEIVHEDVKIGSDGESDQVSATSSDEGHSPVRVRLRNNSVRKISTEDINKRLSLPADIRLPDGYLEKFCLNSPLFDKPLSRRLRRVSLSEIGFGKLETYVKLDKLGEGTYATVYKGRSKLTDNLVALKEIRLEHEEGAPCTAIREVSLLKDLKHANIVTLHDIIHTQKSLTLVFEYLDKDLKQYLEDCGNSIHMHNVKLFLFQLLRGLNYCHRRKVLHRDLKPQNLLINDRGELKLADFGLARAKSIPTKTYSNEVVTLWYRPPDILLGSTDYSTQIDMWGVGCIFYEMSTGRPLFPGSTVEEELHFIFKLLGTPNETSWPGITSNEEFISYNYPRYRADCLRNHTPRLDNEGVELLSKLLQFEGKKRISAEAAMRHLYFHSLGDRVITLPDTTSIFSLQDIQLEKEPGCRSSSLSDSVNSISRRQSLLF
- the cdk16 gene encoding cyclin-dependent kinase 16 isoform X3, with the protein product MDRMRKIKRQLSLTLRGGNSGDKTSETISPQDTAHSHSDSETMSVRGSGTGSLRGSVRGSGGGGSFSMHSLLQSYGSALRRPHSLGRSLSSYLNHTTRLEIVHEDVKIGSDGESDQVSATSSDEGHSPVRVRLRNNSVRKISTEDINKRLSLPADIRLPDGYLEKFCLNSPLFDKPLSRRLRRVSLSEIGFGKLETYVKLDKLGEGTYATVYKGRSKLTDNLVALKEIRLEHEEGAPCTAIREVSLLKDLKHANIVTLHDIIHTQKSLTLVFEYLDKDLKQYLEDCGNSIHMHNVKLFLFQLLRGLNYCHRRKVLHRDLKPQNLLINDRGELKLADFGLARAKSIPTKTYSNEVVTLWYRPPDILLGSTDYSTQIDMWGVGCIFYEMSTGRPLFPGSTVEEELHFIFKLLGTPNETSWPGITSNEEFISYNYPRYRADCLRNHTPRLDNEGVELLSKLLQFEGKKRISAEAAMRHLYFHSLGDRVITLPDTTSIFSLQDIQLEKEPGCRSSSLSDSELVQGCLRFRHTLVNSISRRQSLLF